A region of Sugiyamaella lignohabitans strain CBS 10342 chromosome A, complete sequence DNA encodes the following proteins:
- the QCR7 gene encoding ubiquinol--cytochrome-c reductase subunit 7 (Subunit 7 of ubiquinol cytochrome-c reductase (Complex III); Complex III is a component of the mitochondrial inner membrane electron transport chain; oriented facing the mitochondrial matrix; N-terminus appears to play a role in complex assembly; GO_component: GO:0016021 - integral component of membrane [Evidence ISM] [PMID 12192589]; GO_component: GO:0016020 - membrane [Evidence IEA]; GO_component: GO:0005743 - mitochondrial inner membrane [Evidence IEA,IEA]; GO_component: GO:0005750 - mitochondrial respiratory chain complex III [Evidence IEA]; GO_component: GO:0005750 - mitochondrial respiratory chain complex III [Evidence IDA] [PMID 10873857]; GO_component: GO:0005739 - mitochondrion [Evidence IEA]; GO_component: GO:0005739 - mitochondrion [Evidence IDA] [PMID 16823961]; GO_component: GO:0070469 - respiratory chain [Evidence IEA]; GO_function: GO:0008121 - ubiquinol-cytochrome-c reductase activity [Evidence IMP] [PMID 2540976]; GO_process: GO:0009060 - aerobic respiration [Evidence IMP] [PMID 2540976]; GO_process: GO:0006122 - mitochondrial electron transport, ubiquinol to cytochrome c [Evidence IEA]; GO_process: GO:0006122 - mitochondrial electron transport, ubiquinol to cytochrome c [Evidence IMP] [PMID 2540976]; GO_process: GO:0034551 - mitochondrial respiratory chain complex III assembly [Evidence IMP] [PMID 11556808]; GO_process: GO:0055114 - oxidation-reduction process [Evidence IEA]) — translation MSTFTQLEAISKYILSKPLLKSVFVPASRVFTEFAGYRKMGLKTEDLFIEENDVMQAAIRRLPPKESYERVYRIATAMQLSLSHKLLPKHEQLKPEEVSQYS, via the coding sequence ATGTCTACCTTTACTCAGCTTGAGGCTATTTCAAAGTACATCTTGAGCAAGCCACTGCTCAAGAGCGTTTTTGTTCCTGCCTCTCGTGTCTTTACCGAATTTGCTGGTTATAGAAAGATGGGTCTCAAGACCGAGGATTTGTTCATTGAGGAGAATGATGTTATGCAAGCCGCTATCCGCCGTCTCCCTCCTAAGGAGTCGTACGAGCGTGTCTACCGTATCGCCACTGCCATGCAACTTTCTCTTTCTCACAAGCTTCTGCCCAAGCACGAGCAGTTGAAACCCGAGGAGGTAAGTCAATATTCGTGA
- the KIC1 gene encoding putative serine/threonine protein kinase KIC1 encodes MNNKLVTSIYRRDEAIGRGNFGVVYKGVNLETNQVVAIKVLNLDTAQDDVLDVQHEITMLARLSQHEGANITKYFGSYLHGTRLWIIMDLCAGGSVRTLLKAGKIEEKYTAVIVRELVQALSYIHKEGVIHRDIKAANVLITKEGKVRLCDFGVAAQVTATKLKRSTIVGTPYWMAPEVITEGALYNSKADIWSLGITIYEIATGNPPYSDQEAFRAIALIPRQKPARLEGPQYSAALKEFVAMCLDEQPQARMSAEELMKLKFLKSCKNTPTAILRDLVSRYMVWKERHLNVRDSIAILNNKPISENGEDDLDDADGDVASSIDSEDTVWDFDIDPSSDFTNVMGGGMNDGFVGNNGYPINTLVDFPSSLQQVANGTAVASAISHNTTQPLPQAQSQYNTVLPHPNSFHHTVTTGNGGVGLTHTASTTLLEYSTGTVGLGLSDNLNPAISSPSYPSSQLHSRESTIRGGMPAPQSMVPPVPVIDGPQSLMELFEDASVTQSNPLPPPPLMEQGGIYASPPQGMLTSQATTPTVEIEIPTFEAITASATAFVSNNFNSGSSGVGGNGSLSSPVVASQQQLPPLQQSLSQPSQMSTGTALTRNVPPPLPIIPPPSLSELDANLQPAMLSAGSSSTNSSVVTSPPVMLHNQLHAAHSLSNGSSPVSTTSVPTAVNSVPPVPPVTAPPPPPIIAPSPLQQTPIPSLPPPTPSSATHPNVIAMPSSVHSKATTGLQQQQQPTQMIPPQLSSHRRTPSPKRMTAKAPSATQMTAAVPPSPPRERDPMTSSLPSLPAQPQQHQAFSSSSPQLPLSSSSRKPSLPTLPAHSRPKLKAVQSVDAVTMSESAGHLQQTATATAISPIATSSQTPQMVPVSGAVRGPTSGSKNHSAPSLLRQSSQSIRGRQNGHNLRIAMPPPSAQFSSFQQQQQQQQQQQQQQQAQQQAQQLSQQQVLLKATGGLQAPSAPPAFSSASLPLLSQSPPINTGPGQPTSASSTNSTTSSVSANDDTLEDIASGYQLQFPPIPKLDMSVLLDSTPKRELINQLDDLLLSLTNGLECLSLSLEGH; translated from the coding sequence atgaataataaattgGTAACTTCGATATACAGACGAGATGAAGCGATAGGCCGGGGCAACTTTGGTGTCGTATACAAGGGGGTGAATCTAGAAACGAACCAAGTCGTCGCCATTAAAGTATTGAATCTAGATACAGCCCAAGATGACGTATTGGACGTGCAACACGAGATCACGATGCTGGCCAGACTATCTCAGCATGAAGGGGCTAATATTACCAAATACTTTGGGTCATATCTCCATGGCACAAGACTGTGGATTATCATGGATCTTTGTGCTGGTGGATCAGTAAGAACCCTTCTGAAAGCTGGCAAAATAGAAGAAAAGTACACTGCTGTTATAGTTAGAGAGCTTGTACAGGCTCTTTCATACATCCACAAGGAAGGGGTCATTCACCGTGACATTAAAGCGGCTAATGTTCTAATTACCAAAGAAGGTAAAGTAAGACTATGTGATTTTGGAGTAGCAGCCCAGGTTACGGCCACTAAGCTGAAGAGGTCTACTATAGTTGGTACCCCTTATTGGATGGCTCCAGAGGTGATTACTGAAGGTGCTCTTTATAATTCAAAGGCTGATATTTGGTCTTTGGGTATTACTATTTATGAAATTGCCACTGGAAACCCGCCGTATTCGGACCAGGAAGCATTCAGAGCAATCGCTTTGATTCCTCGTCAGAAACCAGCGCGTTTAGAGGGTCCTCAGTACTCAGCTGCTTTGAAAGAGTTTGTGGCAATGTGTTTAGATGAACAGCCTCAAGCACGTATGTCAGCGGAAGAGCTCATGAAACTCAAGTTTTTGAAATCATGTAAAAACACGCCAACGGCCATATTACGGGATCTGGTATCTCGGTATATGGTATGGAAAGAACGACATCTCAATGTTCGTGATTCAATAGCTATTTTGAACAACAAACCTATTTCGGAGAACGGAGAGGATGATTTGGATGATGCAGATGGTGATGTTGCCAGTAGTATTGATAGTGAAGATACGGTATGGGATTTTGACATAGATCCTTCCAGTGACTTTACTAATGTCATGGGAGGTGGTATGAATGACGGTTTTGTAGGCAATAATGGGTATCCTATAAATACTTTGGTAGACTTTCCGTCATCATTACAACAAGTAGCTAATGGGACTGCAGTTGCAAGTGCGATATCCCACAATACTACTCAACCTTTACCGCAAGCACAATCTCAGTACAATACTGTGCTTCCTCATCCGAATTCATTCCACCATACAGTTACTACTGGTaatggtggtgttggtcTCACACATACTGCATCTACCACTTTACTGGAGTACTCAACGGGAACGGTAGGACTAGGACTTTCGGACAATTTAAACCCTGCGATTAGTTCACCTTCGTATCCTTCATCACAACTGCACTCCAGAGAGTCAACAATTAGAGGAGGAATGCCTGCTCCGCAATCTATGGTTCCACCTGTTCCGGTAATTGATGGACCTCAATCTCTTATGGAGCTGTTTGAAGATGCCTCGGTTACCCAATCTAATCCACTACCACCGCCTCCGCTCATGGAACAAGGTGGAATATATGCCTCGCCACCCCAGGGAATGCTTACTTCGCAGGCAACTACGCCGACGGTAGAGATTGAAATTCCGACCTTTGAAGCTAttactgcttctgctactgctttCGTATCTAATAACTTCAACAGCGGTAGtagtggtgttggtggtaatGGATCATTGTCGTCTCCAGTTGTAGCTTCCCAACAGCAATTACCTCCATTACAACAATCGTTGAGCCAACCCAGTCAAATGTCAACGGGTACTGCGTTAACTAGAAATGTTCCTCCACCACTTCCAATTATTCCTCCTCCATCACTCTCTGAACTAGATGCTAATCTTCAGCCTGCAATGCTTTCAGCAGGCTCTTCATCAACCAATTCTTCGGTGGTGACATCTCCTCCAGTAATGCTTCATAATCAGTTGCATGCTGCTCACTCTCTTTCAAATGGCTCATCTCCTGTTTCCACAACGTCAGTACCAACGGCTGTGAATTCTGTTCCTCCAGTTCCACCCGTgacagcaccaccaccgcctCCCATAATCGCCCCTTCACCATTACAACAAACCCCAATACCATCATTACCGCCTCCAACTCCTTCATCAGCCACCCATCCGAATGTCATAGCAATGCCGTCTTCTGTCCATAGCAAAGCTACCACTGGcctgcagcagcaacaacaaccaacaCAGATGATCCCGCCTCAATTATCTTCACACAGACGTACTCCATCTCCGAAAAGAATGACTGCTAAAGCACCTTCAGCTACCCAGATGACAGCTGCAGTGCCTCCTTCTCCACCTAGAGAGCGGGACCCTATGACTTCATCTCTTCCGTCACTGCCTGCTCAGCCACAGCAACATCAGGCATTTTCGTCATCCAGTCCCCAACTTCCTCTTAGTTCATCTTCACGTAAACCTTCCTTGCCGACGCTCCCTGCACATTCACGACCGAAGTTAAAAGCTGTACAGAGTGTAGATGCTGTGACAATGAGCGAGTCTGCTggtcatcttcaacagacTGCTACTGCGACGGCAATATCACCAATTGCTACGAGTTCTCAGACTCCGCAAATGGTCCCGGTTTCAGGAGCCGTAAGAGGCCCTACATCGGGCTCCAAAAACCATTCTGCTCCCAGTTTGTTAAGGCAATCTTCACAATCGATTCGAGGAAGACAAAATGGCCACAATCTCCGGATTGCCATGCCTCCTCCTTCTGCTCAGTTTTCTTCcttccagcagcaacagcagcaacagcagcaacagcagcagcagcagcaagccCAGCAGCAAGCCCAGCAGCTATCACAGCAACAAGTCTTGCTTAAAGCTACAGGTGGACTTCAGGCACCTTCTGCACCCCCAGCAttctcatcagcatcgTTACCACTGCTCTCTCAGTCACCTCCTATAAACACAGGTCCTGGCCAGCCCACCAGTGCATCCTCTACAAATTCCACCACCTCATCTGTTTCGGCTAATGACGACACTTTAGAAGATATTGCGTCTGGCTACCAACTTCAGTTTCCACCAATCCCTAAACTAGACATGTCGGTACTGCTAGACTCGACACCAAAACGAGAGCTCATCAACCAACTCGACGATCTCCTTTTGTCGCTCACCAATGGTTTGGAGTGTCTTAGCCTCTCCCTCGAGGGGCACTAG
- the HIS3 gene encoding imidazoleglycerol-phosphate dehydratase HIS3 (Imidazoleglycerol-phosphate dehydratase; catalyzes the sixth step in histidine biosynthesis; mutations cause histidine auxotrophy and sensitivity to Cu, Co, and Ni salts; transcription is regulated by general amino acid control via Gcn4p; GO_component: GO:0005575 - cellular_component [Evidence ND]; GO_function: GO:0004424 - imidazoleglycerol-phosphate dehydratase activity [Evidence IEA,IEA]; GO_function: GO:0004424 - imidazoleglycerol-phosphate dehydratase activity [Evidence IMP] [PMID 14190241]; GO_function: GO:0004424 - imidazoleglycerol-phosphate dehydratase activity [Evidence IDA] [PMID 341150]; GO_function: GO:0016829 - lyase activity [Evidence IEA]; GO_process: GO:0008652 - cellular amino acid biosynthetic process [Evidence IEA]; GO_process: GO:0000105 - histidine biosynthetic process [Evidence IEA,IEA,IEA]; GO_process: GO:0000105 - histidine biosynthetic process [Evidence IMP] [PMID 14190241]; GO_process: GO:0000105 - histidine biosynthetic process [Evidence IDA] [PMID 341150]), translated as MRTATVVRDTNETKIQIALSLDGGAVKLEKSLFPGKEDHHATQATGSQVINVQSGIGFLDHMLHALAKHSGWSLVLECIGDLHIDDHHTAEDCSIALGLAFKEALGPVRGVKRFGSGFAPLDEALSRAVVDLSNRPYAVVELGLKREKIGDLSCEMIPHVLESFAQGAGITMHVDCLRGFNDHHRAESAFKALAVAIKEAISHTGNNDIPSTKGVLR; from the coding sequence ATGAGAACCGCAACTGTTGTCCGTGATACGAATGAGACCAAGATCCAGATCGCCCTGTCACTTGACGGTGGTGCTGTAAAGCTTGAAAAGTCTTTGTTTCCTGGAAAAGAAGACCACCATGCTACTCAAGCTACTGGATCTCAGGTTATCAATGTCCAATCTGGTATTGGATTTTTAGATCATATGCTCCATGCTCTGGCAAAACACTCTGGTTGGAGTCTTGTACTGGAGTGTATTGGAGATTTACATATCGATGACCACCATACTGCTGAAGATTGTTCTATTGCTCTCGGTCTCGCCTTTAAAGAGGCTCTTGGACCAGTTAGAGGTGTTAAAAGATTTGGTAGTGGGTTTGCCCCCCTTGATGAAGCTCTTTCTAGAGCAGTAGTTGATCTTTCCAATCGTCCTTATGCAGTTGTTGAACTTGGTTTGAAGCGAGAGAAGATTGGTGACTTGAGTTGTGAAATGATTCCTCATGTCCTTGAGAGTTTCGCACAAGGAGCTGGCATTACCATGCACGTCGATTGTCTCCGAGGCTTTAATGACCATCACAGAGCTGAAAGTGCTTTCAAAGCTCTTGCTGTTGCCATTAAAGAAGCTATTTCACATACAGGTAATAACGACATTCCTTCCACCAAGGGTGTTCTTAGGTAG
- a CDS encoding putative hydrolase (Putative hydrolase acting on ester bonds; GO_component: GO:0005737 - cytoplasm [Evidence IEA,IEA]; GO_component: GO:0005737 - cytoplasm [Evidence IDA] [PMID 11914276]; GO_component: GO:0005737 - cytoplasm [Evidence IDA] [PMID 14562095]; GO_function: GO:0016787 - hydrolase activity [Evidence IEA]; GO_function: GO:0016788 - hydrolase activity, acting on ester bonds [Evidence IEA]; GO_function: GO:0003674 - molecular_function [Evidence ND]; GO_process: GO:0008150 - biological_process [Evidence ND]; GO_process: GO:0016042 - lipid catabolic process [Evidence IEA,IEA]; GO_process: GO:0006629 - lipid metabolic process [Evidence IEA]), which translates to MTQEIHLVVLVHGLWGTIHHFDYVAGELASKKGAIIHDHPDHPLVVPPGVSSDSPIIVVYRTHSNEGYFTYDGVDVCGARVAAEIENELAALNNSASVPSGEPIRKVTKISIAGYSLGGLISRYAIGLLYKRGVFDTVKPVSYTTFCSPHVGVSVLGSRFSARAFNFVGKYSMSSTSRQLFLADNYQSTKVPLLEYMSHHDSPFYEGLKSFPSHTLYANIINDHRCEYYTSAIETEDPFAGRVSTSVGPYVEGYEPTVLDLVSSGGPLFEDKSANKQDTRATGLFDRLKNVFRRAAGYVFLGVKVLVIVPLWFMAFLLNAAYQTIASSSRQRIFRKTDEHLSLLFNGGDQPSMSEILEDEADEVVESMYETFSKRPQEEEPLLKRASRTVDDLESELPATHGQSEQLPVLPVHRTIIANLNALNWNKYPIHITLAKHSHAAVIVRFPNDKFREGKTVISHWISSIEW; encoded by the coding sequence ATGACTCAGGAAATCCATCTCGTTGTTCTTGTTCATGGACTCTGGGGAACTATTCACCATTTCGATTATGTTGCTGGCGAGCTGGCGTCGAAAAAGGGTGCCATCATTCACGACCATCCTGATCATCCATTGGTGGTACCGCCAGGTGTATCTTCTGATTCGCCAATTATTGTAGTGTATCGTACTCATTCAAACGAGGGGTATTTTACTTATGATGGAGTAGATGTTTGTGGTGCACgagttgctgctgagatcGAGAATGAACTGGCTGCCTTGAATAACTCTGCTAGTGTGCCATCCGGAGAACCTATTCGTAAAGTTACAAAGATTTCGATTGCTGGTTACTCTTTAGGAGGCTTGATATCGAGATACGCTATTGGTTTGCTTTACAAGCGAGGTGTATTTGATACCGTTAAGCCTGTTAGCTACACGACATTTTGCAGTCCTCATGTAGGTGTATCGGTACTAGGATCCAGATTCTCAGCCCGAGCATTCAACTTTGTTGGGAAATATTCCATGTCATCAACTTCGCGACAATTGTTTCTTGCCGATAACTATCAGTCTACAAAAGTACCTCTTCTCGAGTATATGTCGCATCACGATTCTCCTTTTTATGAGGGACTAAAGTCATTTCCCTCGCATACCTTGTATGctaatattatcaatgaCCATCGATGTGAATACTATACTTCGGCCATCGAGACAGAAGATCCATTTGCCGGCAGAGTTAGTACTTCTGTTGGGCCCTATGTTGAAGGATATGAGCCAACGGTACTGGATCTCGTTTCGTCAGGCGGTCCATTATTTGAAGACAAATCCGCCAATAAACAAGATACACGGGCAACTGGACTGTTTGACAGACTAAAAAACGTTTTCAGACGAGCTGCTGGATATGTTTTTCTTGGAGTCAAAGTTCTAGTGATTGTTCCTCTGTGGTTTATGGCTTTCCTGTTAAATGCTGCCTATCAAACTATAGCATCTTCAAGTAGACAACGGATATTCCGAAAGACAGATGAGCATCTGTCTTTACTTTTCAATGGCGGAGATCAACCGTCTATGAGCGAGATtttggaagatgaagctgaCGAAGTAGTCGAGTCGATGTACGAGACGTTTAGTAAGCGGccccaagaagaagagcccTTACTGAAAAGAGCGTCTAGAACAGTCGATGATTTAGAATCAGAATTGCCAGCTACCCATGGCCAGTCAGAACAACTCCCAGTACTGCCAGTTCACCGAACAATCATTGCTAACCTTAATGCACTCAACTGGAACAAATACCCCATTCACATCACTCTTGCAAAACACTCACACGCTGCAGTGATTGTGCGGTTCCCTAACGACAAGTTTAGGGAGGGAAAGACTGTCATAAGCCATTGGATTAGTTCCATCGAATGGtag
- the IFA38 gene encoding ketoreductase (similar to Coprinopsis cinerea okayama7#130 XP_001830383.1) has product MTGFCACSYLREIAEIGKDHPVVGAVVGGLAAIGLFKVITGLLSYFTMLADLFILPRPDLSKYGAGSGSNKGRAWAIVTGATAGIGEQFAHQLAAKGFNVGIISRTTGKLETVQKELQEKCPGVSVKYLAFDASKDEPESYTALEKFIEELDNVTVLINNVGQSHSIPVPFIETPEQEMRDIITINNIATLKITQIIAPKIIASTGKGKAFKRGLILTMGSFAGLTPTPLLATYSGSKAFLQSWSNALARELQPQGVDVQLVISYLVTSNMSKIRRTSALIPNPKQFVKSVFQSIGRRSGAQERYATTTPYWSHALLHWWMETAAGVFGKLIIGINYNMHVDIRKRALKKAERLAKQK; this is encoded by the coding sequence ATGACTGGATTCTGTGCTTGTTCGTACCTTCGCGAAATCGCTGAAATTGGGAAGGACCACCCCGTAGTTGGGGCCGTAGTTGGCGGATTGGCGGCAATTGGTCTTTTTAAGGTCATTACTGGTCTGCTCAGCTACTTCACTATGCTTGCTGATTTGTTCATCCTTCCGAGACCCGATCTGTCAAAGTATGGAGCCGGATCCGGGTCCAACAAGGGAAGAGCATGGGCCATTGTCACAGGAGCCACTGCTGGCATTGGCGAGCAGTTTGCCCATCAATTAGCTGCTAAGGGATTTAATGTGGGAATTATCTCCAGAACTACCGGAAAGCTTGAAACTGTCCAGAAAGAACTCCAAGAGAAGTGCCCAGGAGTTTCTGTCAAATACCTGGCGTTTGATGCATCTAAAGATGAGCCCGAATCATATACTGCGTTGGAGAAATTTATTGAGGAGCTTGATAATGTCACTGTCTTGATCAACAATGTCGGACAATCACACTCCATTCCCGTGCCATTCATTGAGACCCCAGAACAGGAGATGCGcgatatcatcaccattAACAACATCGCTACCTTGAAAATAACTCAAATCATTGCTCCTAAGATTATTGCCTCGACTGGTAAAGGCAAAGCTTTCAAGCGTGGACTCATTCTGACCATGGGCTCGTTCGCTGGTCTGACCCCTACTCCATTGCTTGCTACATACTCCGGTTCGAAAGCATTTTTGCAGTCCTGGTCGAATGCTCTTGCTCGTGAGTTGCAACCTCAAGGTGTAGATGTTCAGCTGGTCATCTCCTACCTCGTGACATCCAACATGTCCAAGATCCGCCGAACATCTGCTCTGATCCCCAACCCCAAGCAGTTCGTCAAGTCGGTCTTCCAGTCCATTGGCCGTCGTTCTGGCGCCCAAGAACGATacgccaccaccaccccctaCTGGTCACATGCCCTTCTCCACTGGTGGATGGAAACCGCCGCCGGCGTTTTCGGCAAGCTCATCATCGGCATCAACTACAACATGCACGTTGACATCCGCAAGAGAGCTCTTAAAAAGGCCGAGCGTCTTGCAAAGCAAAAATAG